A genomic region of Polyangiaceae bacterium contains the following coding sequences:
- a CDS encoding glycosyltransferase family 39 protein — translation MNVEPRRRDSWIVLGVALALRAAVVVWAASRFPPTADGSFYHRIAQRIADGHGYTWLWPDGVVTFAAHYPVGYPALVGAAYALFGSHPGVAMALNAAIGSLAAVAVHRMALRATTPRLALVAGLLVAVHPGLVAYTPALMSEGVTASLVTCAAWAAACLRDASRDARLRATWKWLVLLGFVVGAASLVRPQSIVFAPLFAFVAVAPWFGKSSWKRVVLAVATATIATFVLVAPWTARNCARMGSCALVSYNGGWNLLIGADTASTGAWSPVKVPFECREVWDEAAKDECFGRAARRYIAQNPTEWLALVPRKLAATFDYCGAAGWYLHESNGSACGDRCKVVLGGLETVYERGVLLLALLWASKGSWRLSQLRRASVLSKAGLFVGLVGLVFLFQTHAWVSYVAFVLAALLRGPELVRGPILSSSAVIVVGMTAMIHAVFFGAGRYGMVTFPLLVGVAVLALSPQRSEAGDVTQERVATPTVS, via the coding sequence GTGAACGTCGAACCACGCCGTCGTGATTCATGGATCGTGCTCGGCGTGGCGCTCGCGCTACGAGCTGCCGTCGTCGTCTGGGCAGCGTCGCGATTTCCGCCGACCGCGGACGGATCGTTCTACCACCGCATCGCGCAACGAATCGCCGATGGCCATGGCTACACGTGGCTCTGGCCGGATGGAGTGGTCACCTTTGCTGCGCATTATCCCGTGGGATATCCGGCGCTCGTTGGTGCCGCGTATGCGCTCTTTGGCTCGCATCCAGGTGTGGCGATGGCGCTCAATGCAGCGATTGGATCGCTTGCGGCAGTTGCCGTGCATCGCATGGCTCTGCGCGCAACGACACCGCGACTCGCGCTCGTCGCAGGGCTTCTCGTCGCCGTACATCCGGGACTCGTTGCGTACACGCCTGCGCTGATGAGTGAAGGCGTCACTGCATCGCTCGTCACGTGTGCAGCGTGGGCCGCTGCATGTCTGCGCGATGCGTCGCGTGATGCTCGATTGCGAGCAACGTGGAAGTGGCTCGTGCTGCTCGGTTTCGTCGTGGGAGCCGCATCGCTCGTGCGCCCGCAAAGCATCGTATTTGCTCCACTTTTTGCATTCGTCGCAGTGGCTCCGTGGTTCGGCAAATCGTCTTGGAAGCGTGTCGTCTTGGCCGTCGCTACGGCGACGATCGCGACGTTTGTCCTGGTCGCACCGTGGACCGCTCGCAATTGCGCTCGCATGGGCAGTTGCGCACTCGTCAGTTACAACGGTGGATGGAACTTGCTCATCGGTGCCGACACGGCATCGACGGGGGCGTGGTCGCCCGTGAAGGTTCCCTTCGAGTGTCGCGAAGTTTGGGACGAAGCCGCCAAGGATGAATGCTTCGGTCGAGCTGCAAGGCGTTACATCGCGCAAAACCCTACGGAGTGGCTTGCGCTCGTGCCTCGCAAGCTTGCCGCAACGTTCGACTATTGCGGCGCAGCGGGCTGGTATCTGCACGAATCGAACGGATCAGCGTGCGGTGATCGGTGCAAGGTGGTGCTAGGCGGGCTCGAGACGGTGTACGAGCGAGGCGTCCTCCTGCTTGCACTTCTTTGGGCCTCAAAAGGTTCTTGGCGACTGTCGCAGCTTCGGCGAGCTTCGGTTTTGTCGAAAGCAGGCTTGTTCGTTGGGCTCGTTGGGCTCGTGTTTCTGTTCCAAACCCATGCTTGGGTGAGTTACGTCGCCTTCGTTCTCGCCGCGCTTCTTCGCGGCCCGGAGCTTGTGCGTGGACCCATCTTGTCGAGCTCTGCCGTCATCGTGGTGGGCATGACCGCCATGATTCACGCCGTTTTCTTCGGTGCCGGGCGGTACGGAATGGTCACGTTCCCGCTGCTCGTGGGTGTCGCGGTTCTGGCGCTGTCGCCGCAGCGATCCGAAGCGGGCGACGTCACACAAGAACGGGTCGCGACGCCTACTGTCTCGTGA
- a CDS encoding DNA-binding protein, with the protein MNVAESKRIRQLVVHVERGEELPVALIRALHDVEAKSASITGTGIVEAIEIAGIDAQSQSSLRRIDSPALVASLSGNVALEDGAMNVHLYATLARETALGHETFAGHVRWARALAMDLFVTVFDDLVMDRLTDDQGFPAALQATLRAPGGSARVTTQEAPREPTPTPVAAAPKPAVATAVATKEVDIDLKLQPTAPALAPPARLYKPHEETTEVYPDVSDLVTHFHFGECEVISSDGERIRLRQIKDGRVREVSLAMLKIEGPTTDPATSKRLFKLSRKN; encoded by the coding sequence ATGAACGTCGCTGAATCGAAACGCATCCGCCAGCTCGTCGTTCACGTCGAACGAGGCGAAGAACTGCCCGTGGCACTCATCCGAGCGCTGCACGACGTGGAAGCCAAATCCGCATCCATCACCGGAACGGGCATCGTCGAAGCGATCGAGATCGCGGGAATCGATGCCCAAAGCCAAAGCTCGCTTCGCCGCATCGACTCCCCAGCGCTCGTCGCATCGCTCTCGGGCAACGTCGCGCTCGAGGACGGCGCGATGAACGTGCACCTGTACGCGACCCTCGCGCGTGAAACCGCGCTCGGACACGAAACGTTCGCCGGTCACGTGAGGTGGGCTCGAGCATTGGCGATGGACCTCTTCGTCACCGTCTTCGATGACCTCGTGATGGATCGATTGACCGACGATCAAGGCTTCCCCGCCGCTCTTCAGGCAACGCTTCGCGCCCCCGGTGGATCAGCGCGAGTCACGACGCAAGAAGCACCTCGCGAGCCAACGCCGACGCCCGTCGCGGCAGCGCCCAAGCCGGCTGTCGCAACCGCTGTCGCAACCAAGGAAGTCGACATCGATCTGAAGCTTCAACCAACGGCGCCAGCGCTCGCGCCACCCGCTCGCCTGTACAAGCCACATGAAGAAACGACCGAGGTCTACCCGGACGTGTCGGACCTCGTGACGCACTTTCACTTTGGCGAATGCGAAGTGATCAGCTCCGACGGCGAACGCATACGCCTGCGACAAATCAAGGACGGACGCGTTCGCGAAGTGTCCCTCGCGATGCTCAAGATCGAAGGCCCGACGACGGACCCCGCAACGAGCAAGCGTCTCTTCAAGTTGTCCCGCAAAAACTGA
- a CDS encoding flippase-like domain-containing protein, whose amino-acid sequence MNRLARRVLSVMLLGVLIYGVLVLYRDTNEIGALLSRYAWSTFALACALAFGNYLLRFLKWEYYLARLDIRGIPKLDSLLVFLSGFVLTVTPGKVGEVFKSVILFQLKKVPIERTAPIVIAERVTDLIGIIAIITIGSSSFAGGLVWAGFGTATVIALLVFIAFPRVSTPFVNLLPRLPGPLGRVGVRLAPKIDEALRGLRAIVAPAQLVWPTLLSIVAWSLEGIGLWVILQGFGETASSLARTMFFYSTATLAGALVPVPGGLGVTEKLLEEQMARLGGVPAATATASMILIRFATLWFAVAVGFAALGLLRARHGRAVLGGEPTPPRELDVSQPLATSPTTSPLDGASDAR is encoded by the coding sequence GTGAACAGACTCGCGCGTCGTGTCCTGTCGGTGATGCTGCTCGGCGTACTCATCTACGGCGTGCTCGTGCTGTATCGCGACACGAACGAGATCGGTGCGCTGCTTTCACGCTACGCCTGGTCCACCTTCGCCCTCGCCTGCGCCCTCGCCTTCGGCAACTACCTCCTGCGTTTTCTCAAGTGGGAGTACTACCTCGCGCGGCTCGACATCCGCGGCATCCCCAAGCTCGACAGTCTGCTCGTGTTCCTCTCCGGGTTTGTCTTGACCGTAACGCCCGGTAAGGTCGGGGAAGTCTTCAAGTCGGTGATTTTGTTTCAGCTCAAAAAAGTTCCCATCGAGCGAACGGCACCGATCGTCATTGCGGAACGCGTCACGGATCTCATCGGCATCATCGCGATCATCACCATCGGCAGCTCGAGCTTTGCCGGCGGCCTCGTTTGGGCAGGGTTTGGCACGGCCACGGTCATCGCACTGCTCGTCTTCATCGCTTTCCCGCGCGTGAGCACGCCATTCGTCAACCTGCTACCTCGTTTGCCCGGACCGCTCGGGCGCGTAGGCGTTCGGCTGGCGCCCAAGATCGACGAAGCGCTGCGAGGCTTGCGCGCGATCGTCGCTCCCGCGCAACTCGTGTGGCCAACGCTCTTGTCCATCGTGGCGTGGTCGCTCGAAGGGATCGGCCTATGGGTGATCCTGCAAGGGTTTGGCGAGACGGCCTCGTCGCTCGCACGCACGATGTTTTTCTATTCGACCGCGACGCTTGCAGGAGCGCTCGTGCCTGTTCCCGGAGGCCTGGGTGTCACGGAAAAACTGCTCGAAGAACAGATGGCACGCCTGGGTGGTGTGCCGGCGGCAACCGCAACGGCCTCGATGATTCTCATTCGCTTCGCGACGCTCTGGTTTGCCGTGGCCGTCGGCTTCGCAGCGCTCGGCCTGCTTCGAGCGCGCCATGGCCGAGCCGTTCTCGGGGGCGAACCCACGCCGCCGCGCGAGCTCGACGTTTCCCAACCCCTCGCAACTTCGCCTACTACATCACCACTCGATGGCGCTTCGGACGCTCGATAG
- a CDS encoding AgmX/PglI C-terminal domain-containing protein — MTEQTQSQAGSTRPGTMTAVMRAVDQNAGPKALRVGLVLGGKVIEERVIKQRTHVTIGPSEKSTFVTPGKNVPSNFRLFELVGNDYVLNVLDSMTGRLALKSGVSDLADLKSQAKATTVGNVAVYQVPLSDEARGKVVVGDTTFLFQFVAAPAAPAKVQMPVSLQGGFGHSIDWSTTIIAAFSFLLHFGLVGTIYSDWMDPPVSDEFDVAQLLDTIKNLPAPPPVEEPKDTAETATPSPAAEAPKPTAAPAAKADTGGGKVSDARAAQISNELAQLDLQMLGALNSMGDATAGVLERGDVPMGLFDSAAASGAGASALGGMAGLIGPDGAGGTVRPGAAGNSLANIGDTQAQAATAASAAGAAKTVKGPTGSAQVGGAAVTGSVANAQSVVAGMGAGFRRCYNRGLQTDPTMKGSVRITARIGPNGEVLSASPSGGGGLSGDVIGCVVARVQSAQFAPPDNGGATIVIPVSFVSQ, encoded by the coding sequence ATGACGGAGCAAACGCAATCGCAGGCTGGTTCGACGAGACCTGGAACGATGACCGCAGTCATGCGGGCCGTGGACCAGAATGCGGGACCGAAGGCCTTGCGAGTGGGCTTGGTGCTGGGCGGCAAGGTGATCGAAGAGCGCGTCATCAAGCAGCGCACGCACGTCACGATTGGCCCGAGCGAAAAGAGCACGTTCGTTACGCCGGGCAAGAATGTTCCTTCGAACTTTCGCCTGTTCGAGCTCGTTGGCAACGACTACGTCCTGAACGTCCTCGACAGCATGACGGGCCGGCTGGCGCTGAAGAGCGGCGTAAGTGACCTGGCGGATCTGAAGTCGCAGGCGAAGGCGACGACCGTTGGCAACGTGGCCGTTTATCAAGTGCCGCTCAGCGATGAAGCGCGAGGCAAGGTCGTCGTGGGTGACACGACGTTCTTGTTTCAGTTTGTCGCGGCACCTGCGGCACCGGCGAAGGTGCAGATGCCGGTGTCGCTCCAGGGCGGGTTTGGCCATTCAATCGACTGGTCGACGACGATCATCGCGGCATTTTCGTTTCTTTTGCACTTCGGGTTGGTCGGGACGATTTATTCCGACTGGATGGACCCGCCGGTGAGTGACGAGTTCGACGTGGCGCAGCTTCTCGATACCATCAAGAACTTGCCCGCTCCGCCGCCCGTCGAGGAGCCGAAGGATACGGCTGAAACTGCGACGCCATCGCCTGCGGCCGAAGCGCCGAAGCCGACGGCTGCGCCTGCGGCGAAAGCCGACACGGGTGGCGGCAAAGTCAGCGATGCGCGAGCGGCACAAATCAGCAACGAGCTTGCGCAGCTCGATCTTCAGATGCTCGGCGCATTGAACAGCATGGGCGATGCGACGGCTGGAGTTCTCGAGCGTGGCGATGTTCCGATGGGCCTTTTTGACAGCGCGGCAGCTTCGGGTGCGGGAGCGTCGGCGCTTGGGGGCATGGCGGGCTTGATTGGCCCTGATGGAGCAGGCGGTACGGTTCGTCCTGGTGCAGCTGGCAATAGCTTGGCCAACATTGGCGACACGCAAGCACAGGCAGCAACGGCTGCGAGCGCCGCGGGTGCGGCGAAGACCGTCAAGGGGCCGACGGGCAGCGCGCAGGTTGGCGGCGCGGCGGTCACGGGCAGTGTTGCGAACGCGCAAAGCGTCGTGGCTGGCATGGGTGCAGGTTTCAGGCGCTGTTACAACCGCGGTCTTCAGACCGACCCGACGATGAAGGGATCCGTTCGCATCACGGCGAGGATCGGTCCGAACGGCGAAGTTCTCTCCGCAAGTCCTTCGGGTGGTGGCGGTTTGTCGGGGGACGTCATCGGGTGTGTCGTCGCACGCGTGCAGAGTGCGCAATTCGCACCTCCCGATAATGGTGGCGCGACCATCGTCATTCCCGTGTCGTTCGTGAGCCAGTGA
- a CDS encoding RluA family pseudouridine synthase, with translation MSDAASTFTLVVEPGDPRDRLDKLVVRLCERAGCPTSRSTVQRWIEHGHVLVDGQSGRAASAVPIGAHVSITPEQPEPTRAEPDASIKLDVIYEDEHLLVVDKPAGLVVHPARGHADGTLVNALLGRGGFERASADPLDREGHLRPGIVHRIDKDTSGLLVVAKDAQTREALKTLFAEHDIEREYVAIVVGSINDATFDTLHGRHPTDRLRFTTRVETGKRAITHVRVLERFTLATFVACRLDTGRTHQIRVHLAERGKAPILGDALYGKPPKDPKLRAIADELGRQALHARRLGFVHPTTGKRLSFDSPLPKDMAQALASLRALVTKSST, from the coding sequence ATCTCCGACGCAGCGTCGACATTCACGCTCGTCGTAGAGCCAGGTGATCCTCGCGATCGCTTGGACAAACTCGTCGTTCGTCTCTGCGAACGTGCTGGTTGCCCGACGTCGAGGTCCACGGTGCAGCGGTGGATCGAACACGGCCACGTCCTCGTCGATGGACAGTCTGGTCGAGCCGCATCCGCAGTCCCCATCGGCGCCCATGTTTCCATCACGCCCGAGCAGCCTGAGCCGACGCGCGCCGAACCGGATGCGTCCATCAAGCTCGATGTGATTTACGAAGACGAGCATCTCTTGGTCGTGGACAAACCTGCGGGACTCGTCGTTCATCCAGCGCGAGGACACGCGGACGGAACGCTGGTGAACGCGCTCTTGGGACGCGGCGGCTTCGAACGCGCGAGTGCCGATCCGCTCGATCGCGAAGGTCACCTGCGACCGGGCATCGTGCATCGAATCGACAAGGACACGAGCGGACTGCTCGTGGTGGCGAAAGATGCGCAAACGCGTGAAGCGCTGAAAACGCTCTTCGCAGAACACGACATCGAACGCGAGTACGTCGCGATCGTCGTGGGCTCGATCAACGACGCGACGTTCGACACGCTTCACGGGAGGCATCCGACCGATCGCTTGCGCTTCACGACGCGCGTGGAAACCGGCAAACGCGCGATCACACACGTGCGCGTGCTCGAACGGTTTACCCTCGCAACGTTCGTCGCGTGCCGGCTGGATACGGGACGCACGCATCAGATCCGCGTGCATCTTGCCGAACGAGGCAAAGCACCGATTCTTGGCGACGCGCTGTACGGAAAACCGCCGAAGGATCCGAAGTTGCGAGCCATCGCCGACGAACTCGGACGGCAAGCACTTCACGCACGGCGGCTAGGGTTTGTCCACCCAACGACGGGCAAACGTCTGTCGTTCGATAGTCCGTTGCCGAAAGACATGGCGCAGGCGCTCGCGAGCCTGCGCGCTCTCGTTACCAAATCTTCGACTTGA
- a CDS encoding OmpA family protein, with translation MTEAFAPKSLATNLLGARRALACSIALVAGTVLASPQTALADECDSAATYSGCINADNLWPHAGPGPFLSLGSPITTPTGKASIGLVGSYLSRPIGLRVASPDPDGTVLAVLDNVVDVTFVGAFGVTDRLEITVAAPVTLYQDGSGLGAIRGSDEELRRSTLRDTRFGVSLAAIQRPRAGNQDGFSLTGRFEFAVPVGDADAFANARTPTWFPSIVATAKKGRFQLGLEASARVRGESQLANMRIGTQFGGALGTSFDILRDGLLTASAEAFVLYTISKQEPSSLAADGAAAPLLIPAEWIVSASSAPLLGGDVSFSLYGGGPIPFSSEAAVTTPRFRFGLSARYAPTGGDLDSDGVLDRDDVCPNVAEDRDGFKDADGCPELDNDNDRIPDNMDRCRDAAETVDGFQDEDGCPDPDDDGDGINDELDQCRNVAEDKDGFEDDDGCPELDNDGDGIPDAKDVCPNGAEDRDGFKDDDGCPDPDNDFDQILDAADQCPAAREDLDGFKDSDGCPEPDNDEDGILDGRDRCPIEAETIDGKDDEDGCPEPNARSLVRWSGARIVAENAPRFGPGSAKLGKLAEETIRQMAQLAKGREPIANIIIEGYADRVGDESPGAMALAEKRALAVKAVLVAAGLPEDRIAAAAGDQTEKRAPNAAHFEITVQQQKPKTVPLEKRAPKPDSK, from the coding sequence ATGACTGAAGCATTCGCCCCCAAGTCACTTGCAACGAACTTGCTCGGGGCGCGTCGCGCGCTGGCGTGCTCGATCGCCCTCGTAGCAGGTACAGTGCTCGCGTCACCGCAAACAGCGCTCGCAGACGAGTGCGATTCCGCCGCGACGTACAGCGGCTGCATCAACGCGGACAACCTCTGGCCGCATGCGGGCCCAGGCCCTTTCCTCTCGCTCGGCAGCCCCATCACGACCCCGACGGGCAAAGCATCGATCGGACTCGTCGGCAGCTACTTGTCACGTCCCATCGGCTTGCGCGTCGCGTCGCCGGATCCCGACGGCACCGTCTTGGCCGTCCTCGACAACGTCGTAGACGTGACGTTCGTCGGCGCGTTCGGCGTCACGGATCGGCTCGAAATCACGGTCGCTGCGCCAGTCACGCTTTACCAGGACGGCAGCGGGCTCGGCGCCATTCGCGGCAGCGATGAAGAGCTACGTCGCAGCACGTTGCGAGACACGCGCTTTGGCGTTTCGCTCGCCGCGATCCAGCGCCCGCGCGCAGGCAATCAAGACGGCTTCAGCCTGACGGGGCGATTCGAGTTTGCGGTGCCCGTCGGTGATGCGGACGCATTCGCCAACGCGCGCACACCGACGTGGTTTCCATCGATCGTGGCGACGGCCAAAAAAGGTCGCTTTCAACTCGGCCTCGAAGCAAGCGCGCGCGTTCGCGGAGAAAGCCAACTGGCGAACATGCGCATCGGCACGCAATTCGGCGGAGCGCTCGGCACGTCCTTCGACATTCTCCGCGATGGTCTACTCACGGCATCCGCCGAAGCGTTTGTCCTGTACACCATCTCAAAACAAGAGCCTTCCTCGCTTGCTGCCGACGGTGCGGCTGCACCGCTGCTCATTCCCGCCGAATGGATCGTGTCTGCCTCGTCCGCTCCCCTGCTCGGTGGCGACGTCTCGTTCTCGCTTTACGGCGGCGGACCCATTCCGTTTTCGAGCGAAGCCGCAGTCACGACACCTCGATTTCGATTTGGTTTGTCCGCGCGCTATGCGCCGACCGGAGGCGATCTCGACAGCGACGGAGTGCTCGATCGCGACGACGTGTGTCCCAACGTCGCCGAGGATCGTGACGGCTTCAAAGATGCCGACGGCTGTCCTGAACTCGACAACGACAACGACCGCATCCCCGACAACATGGACCGCTGCCGTGACGCCGCAGAAACCGTCGATGGTTTCCAAGATGAAGACGGATGCCCGGATCCCGACGACGACGGCGACGGCATCAACGACGAGCTCGATCAGTGTCGCAACGTGGCCGAAGACAAGGACGGCTTCGAAGACGACGATGGTTGCCCCGAACTAGACAACGATGGCGATGGCATTCCGGACGCGAAAGATGTTTGTCCGAACGGCGCCGAAGATCGAGACGGTTTCAAAGACGACGACGGCTGCCCGGATCCCGACAACGACTTCGACCAAATCCTCGATGCTGCAGATCAGTGTCCGGCGGCGCGTGAAGATCTCGATGGATTCAAAGACAGCGACGGCTGTCCAGAACCCGACAACGATGAAGACGGCATTCTCGACGGCAGAGATCGCTGCCCCATCGAAGCGGAGACGATCGACGGCAAGGACGACGAAGACGGTTGCCCCGAGCCAAATGCTCGTTCACTCGTTCGCTGGTCCGGAGCTCGCATCGTCGCCGAAAACGCGCCACGGTTCGGCCCAGGATCGGCAAAGCTCGGCAAGCTTGCCGAAGAAACGATTCGTCAGATGGCCCAACTGGCGAAAGGTCGCGAGCCCATCGCAAACATCATCATCGAAGGCTACGCAGATCGTGTCGGTGACGAATCTCCAGGCGCGATGGCGCTTGCTGAAAAACGTGCACTCGCCGTGAAAGCCGTACTCGTGGCAGCTGGTCTGCCCGAAGACCGCATCGCTGCAGCAGCGGGCGATCAAACTGAAAAACGTGCGCCGAATGCGGCGCATTTCGAGATCACCGTGCAGCAACAAAAGCCCAAGACGGTGCCTTTGGAAAAACGGGCGCCCAAGCCCGATTCGAAGTAA
- the maf gene encoding septum formation inhibitor Maf: MIDETRPLLLGSGSPRRREILTTLGLPLRIVSLDVDERMRAGESAAAYLERITADKLSSAAQHASGCGAVLVADTSVILDGSVLGKPADCDDARAMIAALSGRDHEVWTRFAIASGEDPSGALHAETVCTRVTFRALGEDEIAAYAATGEGLDKAGAYAIQGIGAFAVSRIEGSYSNVVGLPACEVVAALRRVGLLGRFPRTSVS, encoded by the coding sequence ATGATCGACGAAACACGCCCACTCCTCTTGGGATCGGGGTCCCCTCGGCGAAGGGAGATTCTGACGACGCTGGGCTTGCCTCTCCGCATCGTGTCGCTCGATGTCGACGAACGCATGCGCGCGGGCGAATCCGCGGCGGCGTACCTCGAGCGCATCACGGCGGACAAACTCTCGAGCGCGGCGCAACACGCATCTGGCTGCGGTGCGGTGCTCGTTGCCGACACCAGCGTGATTCTCGATGGATCCGTTCTTGGAAAGCCTGCGGATTGCGATGACGCGCGCGCGATGATCGCGGCCCTCAGCGGTCGCGATCACGAGGTCTGGACACGTTTCGCGATCGCGTCGGGCGAAGACCCGAGTGGTGCTTTGCATGCTGAAACCGTTTGCACGCGTGTGACGTTTCGCGCGCTCGGTGAAGACGAGATCGCTGCGTATGCGGCAACGGGCGAAGGGCTCGACAAAGCTGGTGCCTACGCGATTCAAGGCATCGGGGCGTTTGCCGTGTCGCGCATCGAAGGCTCGTACTCGAACGTCGTGGGTTTGCCTGCGTGCGAGGTCGTTGCGGCGTTGCGTCGCGTGGGACTCTTGGGGCGCTTTCCGCGCACGTCTGTGTCGTGA
- a CDS encoding SMI1/KNR4 family protein → MATIERGIALVQRVIAAHKARPSGEAVVGASPAALDALESKLMVELPPTLRTFLSYDFTFASLGKRFKGRHRFGTDPRAPNPKITSVRKLAEAMVELGWTDSRIRKKVVRLPNKPGHPWNALYLGEARRDGELVILGLEAEETNVRVFPRYTGFDLYLAHQLGLARFTESQLLDDLESHIAHNPELGAGEDDDDDGADY, encoded by the coding sequence ATGGCAACCATCGAACGAGGCATCGCACTTGTGCAGCGGGTCATCGCAGCCCACAAGGCCCGGCCGTCCGGAGAAGCCGTCGTCGGAGCAAGCCCGGCCGCGCTCGACGCGCTCGAGTCGAAGCTCATGGTGGAACTACCGCCCACGCTCCGCACCTTCCTCTCGTACGACTTCACGTTCGCGAGCCTTGGTAAACGCTTCAAAGGTCGACACCGATTCGGCACCGATCCGCGTGCGCCAAACCCAAAGATCACGTCCGTCCGCAAGCTCGCCGAAGCCATGGTCGAGCTCGGGTGGACCGACTCGCGCATCCGCAAAAAGGTCGTCCGATTGCCAAACAAACCCGGACACCCCTGGAACGCGCTCTACCTCGGAGAAGCAAGGCGCGACGGAGAGCTCGTCATCCTCGGCCTCGAGGCCGAAGAAACGAACGTCCGCGTCTTTCCTCGTTACACGGGCTTCGACTTGTACCTCGCTCATCAACTCGGGCTCGCACGCTTCACGGAAAGCCAGCTCCTCGACGATCTCGAGTCCCACATCGCGCACAATCCCGAGCTCGGCGCCGGCGAAGACGACGACGACGACGGAGCGGACTACTAA
- a CDS encoding polysaccharide biosynthesis/export family protein — protein MAIIGCGSRVPPAQLPPPSSSTTIGVGDVFEVRIVREDNLPTMFTVAPDGTVDLPYIKRVHVAGLEPQKVAEIVRQQLIEQDYLTDPIVSVSVKEYNSKRVEVLGEVARPGSLRFEPGMTLLRAVSLVGGFNPMAAKDNVTVRRQVDGTTRAVTVSVQDIIDNVTPDIPLQAGDSINVAQRIF, from the coding sequence ATGGCCATCATCGGGTGCGGCAGTCGTGTGCCTCCGGCGCAGCTTCCACCACCCTCGAGCAGCACGACCATCGGCGTGGGCGACGTCTTCGAGGTGCGCATCGTCCGTGAGGACAACCTGCCAACCATGTTCACTGTCGCGCCGGACGGAACGGTCGACTTGCCCTACATCAAGCGCGTGCACGTCGCGGGGCTCGAGCCGCAGAAAGTGGCCGAGATCGTTCGACAGCAGCTCATCGAACAGGACTACCTCACCGATCCGATCGTGAGCGTCAGCGTCAAGGAGTACAACTCCAAGCGCGTCGAGGTGCTCGGTGAAGTCGCGCGGCCCGGTTCGCTCCGCTTCGAGCCCGGCATGACGCTGCTTCGTGCCGTGTCGCTCGTCGGCGGATTCAATCCGATGGCTGCCAAGGACAACGTCACCGTGCGCCGCCAAGTCGATGGCACCACACGTGCCGTCACGGTGAGCGTTCAGGACATCATCGACAACGTGACGCCCGACATTCCCTTGCAAGCGGGCGATTCGATCAACGTCGCGCAGCGCATCTTCTAG